The Azospirillum baldaniorum genome contains a region encoding:
- a CDS encoding FAD-binding oxidoreductase — translation MTSASSAASPDAASLAAALDRIRAIVGPNGLLTAPEDMAPYLSEWRGRFKGNSPAVVRPASTEEVAAVVTICAEAGIPVVPQGGNTSLVGGSIPYEEGREIVISLSRMNKIRGIDTLNYTMTVEAGVVLKTAQEAAKDKDRLLPMSLGAEGTCQIGGLISTNAGGINVLRYGNMRDLVLGLEVVLADGRVWNGLRSLRKNNTGYDLKHLFIGAEGTLGIVTAAVLKLYPRPRQAETAFIAVPSPAAAIELLARLREASGDAVAAFELMSRRCLEFALKHVAGTIDPLSEPSPWYVLTELTAGTQSDAFRETVEAALGEAFEAELATDATIAQSETQANQLWFIREAIVEAQKFEGGSIKNDVSVPVSRVAEFIERAEAAVVAACPGIRPTPFGHVGDGNIHFNLSQPEGADTAAYLARWDEICHVVNEVIFALDGSISAEHGVGRFKKDEMPVIKSPVEFDLLRAMKAALDPKGLLNPGKMLP, via the coding sequence ATGACCTCCGCCAGCTCTGCCGCCAGCCCTGACGCCGCCAGCCTCGCCGCCGCCCTCGACCGGATCCGCGCCATCGTCGGCCCGAACGGCCTTCTCACCGCGCCGGAGGACATGGCCCCCTACCTGTCGGAATGGCGCGGGCGCTTCAAGGGCAACAGCCCGGCGGTGGTCCGCCCGGCCAGCACCGAGGAGGTTGCGGCGGTGGTGACGATCTGCGCGGAGGCCGGCATCCCGGTCGTCCCGCAGGGTGGCAACACCAGCCTCGTCGGCGGCTCCATCCCCTACGAGGAAGGGCGCGAAATCGTCATCAGCCTGTCGCGGATGAACAAAATCCGCGGCATCGACACGCTGAACTACACCATGACGGTGGAGGCCGGCGTCGTGCTGAAGACCGCGCAGGAGGCCGCGAAGGACAAGGACCGCCTGCTGCCGATGAGCCTGGGGGCGGAGGGCACCTGCCAGATCGGCGGGCTGATCTCCACCAACGCCGGCGGCATCAACGTGCTGCGCTACGGCAACATGCGCGATCTCGTGCTTGGTCTTGAGGTCGTGCTGGCCGACGGTCGCGTCTGGAACGGCCTGCGGTCCTTGCGCAAGAACAACACCGGTTACGACCTGAAGCACCTGTTCATCGGGGCGGAGGGCACGCTGGGCATCGTCACCGCCGCGGTGCTGAAGCTCTACCCGCGCCCGCGCCAGGCGGAGACGGCCTTCATCGCCGTGCCCAGCCCCGCCGCCGCCATCGAGCTGCTGGCCCGGCTGCGCGAGGCCTCGGGCGACGCCGTGGCCGCCTTCGAACTGATGTCGCGCCGCTGCCTGGAATTCGCGCTCAAGCACGTCGCCGGCACCATCGACCCGCTGTCGGAGCCGTCGCCCTGGTATGTGCTGACCGAGCTGACCGCCGGTACCCAGTCCGACGCCTTCCGCGAGACGGTCGAGGCGGCGCTGGGAGAGGCCTTCGAGGCGGAACTGGCCACCGACGCCACTATCGCCCAGTCGGAAACCCAGGCCAACCAGCTCTGGTTCATCCGCGAGGCCATCGTCGAGGCGCAGAAATTCGAGGGCGGCTCGATCAAGAACGACGTGTCGGTCCCGGTGTCGCGCGTCGCCGAGTTCATCGAGCGCGCCGAGGCCGCCGTGGTCGCGGCCTGCCCCGGCATCCGCCCCACCCCCTTCGGCCATGTCGGCGACGGCAACATCCACTTCAACCTCAGCCAGCCGGAGGGCGCCGACACCGCCGCCTACCTCGCCCGCTGGGACGAGATCTGCCACGTCGTGAACGAGGTCATCTTCGCCCTGGACGGCTCGATCTCCGCCGAGCATGGCGTCGGCCGCTTCAAGAAGGACGAGATGCCGGTCATCAAGAGCCCGGTCGAGTTCGATCTGCTGCGCGCCATGAAGGCGGCGCTCGATCCCAAGGGCCTGCTGAACCCCGGCAAGATGCTGCCGTAA
- a CDS encoding acyl-CoA dehydrogenase yields MIPYTAPVDDLRFVLNEVVGLETVAALPNCDSAAPDLVDAVLEEAGKFASGVLAPLNRVGDKEGSVLENGVVRTPTGWKDAYSQFTESGWNSLPFEPEYGGQGLPWTVAFAVNEMWQAANLSFGLCPLLTQGAVDLLTEHASAEQKALYLPKMIAGEWNGTMNLTEPQAGSDLAAVRTRAVRADDGTYRITGQKIFITYGEHDLTDNIVHLVLARLPDAPPGIKGISLFIVPKFLPNADGTPGARNDLRCASLEHKLGIMASPTAVMAFGDDGGAVGFLVGQENRGIEYMFTMMNNARLGVGIQGVAIAERAYQQARDYAKGRVQSKDLADPKGSGVAIIRHPDVRRMLLDMRAKTEAARALALYAGTQLDVSRHHEDATVRAAATARVDILTPIVKAWSTDIGCDVASTGVQIHGGMGFIEETGAAQHYRDARITPIYEGTNGIHANDLTFRKTGRDGGESARTFIAEMRATVAELESIPGDDMEAIRTNLSAGLDALEQAVAWVVKTQADGDLRAAAAGAVNYLKLWGTVAGGWMLARSAAKALEGLRQPGANAPFLEAKLVTARFYAEQILAQGPGLLLPILTAHRTVMALSEDQF; encoded by the coding sequence ATGATTCCCTACACCGCTCCGGTCGATGACCTCCGCTTTGTCCTGAACGAGGTGGTCGGCCTCGAAACGGTCGCCGCGCTTCCGAACTGCGATTCGGCGGCCCCCGATCTGGTCGACGCCGTGCTGGAGGAGGCCGGCAAGTTCGCCTCCGGCGTTCTCGCCCCACTGAACCGGGTCGGCGACAAGGAAGGCTCGGTGCTGGAGAACGGCGTGGTCCGCACGCCGACCGGCTGGAAGGACGCCTACAGCCAGTTCACCGAGAGCGGCTGGAACAGCCTGCCCTTTGAGCCGGAGTATGGCGGGCAGGGCCTGCCCTGGACCGTGGCCTTCGCGGTGAACGAGATGTGGCAGGCGGCCAACCTGTCCTTCGGCCTGTGCCCCCTGCTGACCCAGGGCGCCGTCGATCTGCTGACCGAGCACGCCAGCGCGGAGCAGAAGGCGCTCTACCTGCCGAAGATGATCGCCGGCGAGTGGAACGGCACCATGAACCTGACGGAGCCGCAGGCCGGCTCCGACCTCGCCGCCGTGCGCACCCGCGCGGTGCGGGCCGACGACGGGACCTACCGCATCACCGGCCAGAAGATCTTCATCACCTACGGCGAGCATGACCTGACGGACAACATCGTCCATCTGGTGCTGGCCCGCCTGCCCGACGCGCCTCCGGGCATCAAGGGCATCAGCCTGTTCATCGTGCCGAAGTTCCTGCCCAACGCGGACGGCACGCCGGGCGCGCGCAACGACCTGCGCTGCGCCAGCCTGGAGCACAAGCTGGGCATCATGGCCAGCCCCACCGCCGTGATGGCCTTCGGCGACGATGGCGGAGCCGTCGGCTTCCTGGTCGGCCAGGAGAACCGCGGCATCGAATACATGTTCACCATGATGAACAACGCCCGCCTCGGCGTCGGCATCCAAGGCGTGGCGATCGCCGAGCGCGCCTACCAGCAGGCCCGCGACTACGCCAAGGGCCGCGTGCAGAGCAAGGATCTGGCCGACCCGAAGGGCTCCGGCGTCGCCATCATCCGCCACCCCGACGTGCGCCGGATGCTGCTGGACATGCGCGCCAAGACGGAAGCCGCCCGCGCGCTGGCGCTCTACGCCGGCACCCAGCTCGACGTGTCCCGCCACCACGAGGACGCCACGGTGCGCGCCGCCGCCACCGCCCGCGTGGACATCCTGACCCCCATCGTGAAGGCGTGGAGCACCGACATCGGCTGCGACGTCGCCTCGACCGGCGTGCAGATCCACGGCGGCATGGGCTTCATCGAGGAGACCGGCGCCGCGCAGCATTACCGCGACGCCCGCATCACCCCGATCTACGAAGGCACCAACGGCATCCACGCCAACGACCTGACCTTCCGCAAGACCGGCCGCGACGGCGGCGAGTCGGCCCGGACCTTCATCGCGGAGATGCGCGCCACGGTGGCGGAGCTGGAGAGCATCCCCGGCGACGACATGGAGGCGATCCGCACCAACCTGTCCGCCGGTCTGGACGCGCTGGAGCAGGCGGTGGCCTGGGTGGTGAAGACACAGGCCGACGGCGACCTGCGCGCCGCCGCCGCGGGGGCGGTGAACTATCTGAAGCTGTGGGGCACGGTGGCCGGCGGCTGGATGCTCGCCCGCTCCGCCGCCAAGGCGCTGGAAGGGCTGCGCCAGCCCGGCGCCAACGCCCCCTTCCTGGAGGCCAAGCTGGTCACCGCCCGCTTCTACGCCGAGCAGATCCTGGCCCAGGGGCCGGGCCTGCTGCTGCCGATCCTGACCGCCCACCGCACGGTCATGGCGCTGAGCGAGGACCAGTTCTGA
- the pcsA gene encoding phosphatidylcholine synthase, with product MDSGFKDDSDGGYGIVRRLSAWGVHAFTGSGVVLGLLALLAAVNGEAKACLGWLGLALVVDGVDGTLARRASVKEVLPGIDGSALDLVVDYLTYVVVPAVFLYRFGLLPDGLGVALAAFIMMTSLYCFSNTGMKSGDNYFVGFPAIWNVVALYLWLLALDPWVNTAVVLVLGLLTFTTVKFLHPFRVRRWMRLNLLVSGAWLASSAALVVLYPDRPDAVWYVWLASSAYYAAICAWRTLRGPAQA from the coding sequence GTGGACAGCGGGTTCAAGGACGACAGCGACGGCGGGTACGGGATCGTGCGGCGGCTGTCGGCCTGGGGGGTGCACGCCTTCACGGGCAGCGGCGTGGTGCTGGGATTGCTGGCGCTGCTCGCCGCGGTCAACGGCGAGGCCAAGGCGTGCCTCGGCTGGCTGGGGCTGGCGCTGGTGGTCGACGGGGTGGACGGCACGCTGGCCCGCCGCGCCTCGGTGAAGGAGGTGCTGCCGGGCATCGACGGGTCGGCGCTGGACCTCGTGGTCGACTATCTGACCTACGTCGTCGTTCCGGCAGTCTTCCTGTACCGTTTCGGCCTGCTGCCCGACGGGCTGGGCGTGGCGCTGGCCGCCTTCATCATGATGACGTCGCTCTACTGCTTCTCGAACACCGGGATGAAGAGCGGCGACAACTACTTCGTCGGCTTTCCGGCGATCTGGAACGTGGTCGCGCTCTATCTGTGGCTTCTGGCGCTCGACCCGTGGGTCAACACCGCCGTGGTGCTGGTTCTCGGCCTGCTGACCTTCACGACGGTGAAGTTCCTGCATCCTTTCCGGGTGCGCCGCTGGATGCGCCTGAATCTTCTGGTCAGCGGCGCCTGGCTGGCCTCCAGCGCGGCGCTGGTGGTCCTGTATCCGGACCGTCCCGACGCCGTCTGGTACGTCTGGCTGGCCAGCAGCGCTTATTACGCCGCGATCTGCGCGTGGCGGACGCTGCGGGGGCCGGCCCAAGCGTAG
- the glcF gene encoding glycolate oxidase subunit GlcF has translation MQTNFTLTQLANADYRDSEAILRKCVHCGFCTATCPTYVLLGDELDSPRGRIYQIKDMLEKGGPPTEHQVKHVDRCLSCLSCMTTCPSGVNYMHLVDHARAHIEATHARPPADRAIRDLLARVLPNPRLFRLALIAAWFGKPFAGLLPGRLGALLALAPKSVPGPSHSDRPGSHPAVGPRRKRAALLVGCAQQVLAPQINEATIRLLNRQGVEVVVAKGADCCGALTHHMGKTDLSDAAAKKTINAWIAEMDGEGLDAIIVNTSGCGTTVKDYAFQFREDAEYAPKALRVAAIARDVTEFLAEIGLSAPVIETGQAIAYHSACSMQHGQRIKDPPRHLLRGAGFEVKEIPEAHICCGSAGTYNMLQPEIAVQLRDRKVRNIESTKAAAIAAGNLGCITQIATGTGLPVVHTVELLDWATGGPKPDALRDSPAFAGPAQAPGAAVRAAE, from the coding sequence ATGCAGACCAACTTCACGCTGACCCAGCTCGCCAACGCTGATTACCGGGACTCGGAAGCGATCCTGCGCAAGTGCGTCCATTGCGGCTTCTGCACCGCGACCTGTCCGACCTACGTCCTGCTGGGCGACGAGTTGGACAGCCCGCGCGGCCGCATCTACCAGATCAAGGACATGCTGGAAAAGGGCGGGCCGCCCACCGAGCATCAGGTGAAGCACGTCGACCGCTGCCTCTCCTGCCTGTCCTGCATGACGACCTGCCCGTCGGGCGTCAATTACATGCATCTGGTCGATCACGCCCGCGCCCATATCGAGGCGACCCACGCCCGCCCGCCCGCCGACCGCGCCATCCGCGACCTGCTGGCCCGCGTGCTGCCCAACCCGCGGCTGTTCCGGCTGGCCCTGATCGCCGCCTGGTTCGGAAAGCCCTTCGCCGGGCTGCTGCCGGGACGGCTGGGCGCGCTGCTGGCGCTGGCCCCGAAATCGGTGCCGGGGCCGAGCCACAGCGACCGTCCGGGCAGCCACCCGGCGGTCGGGCCGCGCCGCAAGCGCGCCGCCCTGTTGGTCGGCTGCGCCCAGCAGGTGCTGGCCCCGCAGATCAACGAGGCGACCATCCGCCTGCTGAACCGCCAGGGAGTGGAGGTGGTGGTGGCCAAGGGGGCCGACTGTTGCGGCGCCCTGACCCATCACATGGGCAAGACCGACCTCAGCGACGCCGCCGCGAAGAAGACCATCAACGCCTGGATCGCCGAGATGGACGGGGAGGGGCTGGACGCCATCATCGTCAACACGTCGGGCTGCGGCACCACGGTGAAGGACTACGCCTTCCAGTTCCGCGAGGACGCGGAATACGCGCCCAAGGCGCTGCGCGTGGCGGCCATCGCCCGCGACGTGACGGAGTTCCTGGCGGAGATCGGTCTGTCCGCTCCCGTGATCGAGACGGGGCAGGCCATCGCCTACCATTCCGCCTGTTCCATGCAGCATGGCCAGCGCATCAAGGACCCGCCGCGCCATCTGCTGCGCGGCGCCGGTTTCGAGGTGAAGGAGATCCCGGAGGCGCACATCTGCTGCGGTTCCGCCGGCACCTACAACATGCTTCAGCCGGAGATCGCCGTGCAGTTGCGCGACCGCAAGGTCCGCAACATCGAGAGCACGAAGGCCGCCGCCATCGCCGCCGGCAACCTTGGCTGCATCACCCAGATCGCCACCGGCACCGGGCTGCCCGTCGTTCACACGGTCGAGTTGCTGGATTGGGCGACCGGCGGCCCGAAGCCCGACGCCCTGCGGGACAGCCCGGCCTTCGCCGGTCCCGCCCAGGCGCCGGGTGCTGCGGTGCGCGCCGCGGAGTAG
- the glcE gene encoding glycolate oxidase subunit GlcE, which translates to MTVTTVKPDSAAQAADAVRWALSEGTPLDVAGSGSKRGLGRPIQTAYTLDLSGLSGVVAYEAEELVLTARAGTPMAEILPMLAERRQQFAFEPQDLGPLFGRPEGQGTLGGVISCGLAGPRRISAGSARDHTLGIEGVNGRGDLYKGGGKVVKNVTGYDVPKLMAGSFGTLTVLTELTVKVLPASEDVRTLLLAGREDAGAVAALTAALQSPYDVSGAAHLPAAVAARSHVRAVAAVGGAVTLVRVEGFGPSVIARVAALKEELGADAVLDRDESLAVWKEVRDVAYFGPTPSPASAGEGWGGGEDSRHIWKISVQPSEGPRVAESIRWALDAELYFDWGGGLIWAAVAPTPDAASAIRGALGTAGHATLVRAPEDVRTTTEVFHPLPDPVKALSRRVKESFDPCGILNPGRMYAGV; encoded by the coding sequence ATGACCGTGACCACCGTCAAGCCCGACTCGGCGGCCCAGGCCGCCGATGCGGTGCGCTGGGCCTTATCGGAAGGGACGCCGCTGGACGTCGCCGGTTCGGGGTCCAAGCGCGGCCTCGGGCGCCCGATCCAGACCGCCTACACCCTCGACCTCTCCGGCCTGTCCGGAGTCGTCGCCTACGAGGCGGAAGAGCTGGTGCTGACCGCCAGGGCCGGCACGCCGATGGCCGAGATTCTGCCGATGCTGGCGGAGCGGCGGCAGCAGTTCGCCTTCGAGCCGCAGGACCTCGGGCCGCTGTTCGGCCGGCCGGAGGGGCAGGGGACGCTGGGCGGGGTGATATCCTGCGGGTTGGCCGGGCCGCGGCGCATCAGCGCCGGCTCCGCCCGCGACCACACGCTGGGCATCGAGGGGGTGAACGGGCGCGGCGACCTCTACAAGGGCGGCGGCAAGGTGGTGAAGAACGTCACCGGCTACGACGTGCCCAAGCTGATGGCCGGATCCTTCGGCACGCTGACCGTGCTGACGGAGCTGACGGTGAAGGTGCTGCCGGCGTCGGAGGACGTGCGGACGCTTCTGCTGGCCGGGCGCGAGGACGCCGGGGCCGTGGCGGCGCTGACCGCGGCGCTGCAGAGCCCCTACGACGTGTCCGGCGCCGCCCATCTGCCGGCCGCGGTGGCGGCGCGATCCCATGTGCGGGCGGTCGCCGCGGTGGGCGGGGCGGTCACGCTGGTGCGGGTGGAGGGCTTCGGCCCGTCCGTCATCGCCCGCGTCGCCGCGCTGAAGGAGGAGTTGGGCGCCGACGCCGTGCTGGACCGGGACGAGTCGCTGGCGGTGTGGAAGGAGGTTCGGGACGTGGCGTATTTTGGGCCCACTCCCTCCCCTGCGTCAGCGGGGGAGGGTTGGGGTGGGGGCGAGGACTCCCGCCACATCTGGAAAATCTCCGTCCAGCCTTCCGAAGGGCCGCGCGTGGCGGAGTCGATCCGTTGGGCGCTGGACGCGGAATTGTACTTCGACTGGGGCGGCGGGCTGATCTGGGCGGCGGTGGCGCCGACGCCCGATGCCGCCTCGGCGATCCGCGGCGCGCTGGGCACCGCCGGCCACGCGACTCTGGTGCGCGCGCCCGAGGACGTGCGGACCACGACGGAGGTGTTCCACCCGCTGCCCGATCCGGTGAAGGCGCTGAGCCGCCGGGTGAAGGAGAGCTTCGACCCCTGCGGCATCCTGAACCCCGGCCGCATGTACGCGGGAGTGTAA
- a CDS encoding FAD-linked oxidase C-terminal domain-containing protein codes for MRMPAPDDGVIARRREIIAALRAIVPGEGVIADESELRAYECDGLTAYRQLPMVVVLPSTVEQVSRVLRTCKEMGVKVVPRGAGTSLSGGALPLADGVLLGMGKFNRILDIDFANRCVVTQPGVTNLGISTAVAHEGFYYAPDPSSQIACTIGGNIAENSGGVHCLKYGLTTNNVLGLEMVLMDGTVLRLGGKHLDAGGYDLMGVVTGSEGLLGVVTEVTVRILKKPATARAVLIGFPTSEQGGDCVAAIIAAGIIPGGMEMMDKPAIHAAEDFVHAGYPLDVEALLIVELDGPAAEVDHLIDQVAEIARSKGCCYSRVSTSEEERLSFWAGRKAAFPAVGRISPDYYCMDGTIPRKALPLVLHRMQEMSDRYALRVANVFHAGDGNLHPLILYDANKPGELERAEAFGNDILRLCVEVGGVLTGEHGVGVEKRDLMTDQFDEVDLDQQQRIKCAFDPDGLLNPGKVFPKLHRCAELGRVHIHKGELRFPDIPRF; via the coding sequence ATGCGGATGCCCGCGCCCGACGACGGCGTCATCGCGCGCCGCCGCGAGATCATCGCAGCGCTGCGGGCCATCGTGCCCGGCGAGGGGGTGATCGCCGACGAAAGCGAACTGCGCGCCTATGAATGCGACGGGCTGACCGCCTACCGCCAGCTTCCCATGGTCGTGGTGCTCCCCAGCACGGTGGAGCAGGTGAGCCGGGTGCTACGGACCTGCAAGGAGATGGGGGTGAAGGTGGTGCCGCGCGGCGCCGGCACCTCCCTGTCGGGCGGGGCGCTGCCGCTGGCCGACGGAGTGCTGCTGGGGATGGGCAAGTTCAACCGCATCCTCGACATCGACTTCGCCAACCGCTGCGTGGTGACCCAGCCTGGGGTGACCAACCTCGGCATCTCCACCGCGGTGGCGCATGAGGGCTTCTATTACGCGCCCGATCCCTCCAGCCAGATCGCCTGCACCATCGGCGGCAACATCGCGGAGAATTCCGGCGGGGTGCATTGCCTGAAATACGGGCTGACCACCAACAACGTGCTGGGGCTGGAGATGGTGCTGATGGACGGCACCGTCCTGCGGCTGGGTGGCAAGCACCTCGACGCCGGCGGCTACGACCTGATGGGCGTGGTCACCGGCTCCGAGGGGCTGCTGGGGGTGGTGACCGAGGTCACGGTGCGCATCCTGAAGAAGCCGGCCACCGCCCGCGCCGTGCTGATCGGCTTCCCGACCAGCGAGCAGGGCGGCGACTGCGTGGCGGCCATCATCGCCGCGGGCATCATCCCCGGCGGCATGGAGATGATGGACAAGCCGGCCATCCATGCGGCGGAGGATTTCGTCCACGCTGGCTATCCGCTGGACGTCGAGGCCCTGCTGATCGTCGAACTGGACGGCCCGGCGGCGGAGGTCGACCATCTGATCGACCAGGTGGCGGAGATCGCGCGGTCCAAGGGCTGCTGCTACTCCCGAGTCTCGACCTCGGAGGAGGAGCGGCTGTCCTTCTGGGCCGGGCGCAAGGCGGCCTTCCCGGCGGTGGGGCGAATCAGCCCCGATTACTACTGCATGGACGGCACCATCCCGCGCAAGGCGCTGCCGCTGGTGCTGCACCGCATGCAGGAGATGTCCGACCGCTACGCCCTGCGGGTCGCCAACGTCTTCCACGCCGGGGACGGCAACCTGCACCCGCTGATCCTCTACGACGCCAACAAGCCGGGCGAGCTGGAGCGGGCGGAGGCCTTCGGCAACGACATCCTGCGCCTGTGCGTGGAGGTCGGCGGCGTGCTGACCGGCGAGCATGGCGTGGGGGTGGAGAAGCGCGACCTGATGACCGACCAGTTCGACGAGGTCGATCTCGACCAGCAGCAGCGCATCAAATGCGCCTTCGACCCCGACGGGCTGCTGAACCCCGGCAAGGTCTTTCCCAAGCTGCACCGCTGCGCCGAGCTGGGCCGCGTGCACATCCACAAGGGGGAGCTGCGCTTTCCCGACATCCCCCGCTTCTGA